A genomic segment from Streptosporangium roseum DSM 43021 encodes:
- a CDS encoding sulfite exporter TauE/SafE family protein: MRALILLGLVGLLAQLVDGSLGMAYGVTSTTLLLAIGTNAAAASATVHLAEIGTTLASGISHWRFDNIDWKVVAKIGIPGAVGAFAGATFLSSLSTEVAAPIMSIILLTLGAYILVRFTAFGLPRGNLGKPLRKRFLAPLGLVAGFVDATGGGGWGPVGTPAILASGRIPPRKVIGSIDASEFLVAIAASLGFLVGIGSENINFGWVGVLLLGGVIAAPIAAWLVRHIPPRILGSAVGGVIILTNVRTLLRSDWIDASGGVQTIAYIAIAVIWAAAIAYSVREYRRDKANESVEAIEAELRRRAADEETAPA, translated from the coding sequence GTGCGCGCACTCATCCTGCTCGGGCTGGTCGGCCTGCTGGCCCAGCTCGTCGACGGCAGCTTAGGCATGGCCTACGGCGTGACCTCTACCACCCTGCTGCTCGCCATCGGAACCAACGCCGCGGCCGCCTCCGCCACCGTGCATCTGGCCGAGATCGGCACCACGCTCGCCTCCGGCATCTCGCACTGGCGCTTCGACAACATCGACTGGAAGGTCGTCGCCAAGATCGGTATCCCCGGCGCCGTCGGCGCGTTCGCCGGCGCGACGTTCCTGTCCAGCCTGTCGACCGAGGTCGCGGCCCCGATCATGTCGATCATCCTGCTGACGCTGGGCGCGTACATCCTGGTCCGCTTCACCGCCTTCGGCCTGCCCCGAGGCAATCTGGGCAAGCCGCTGCGCAAGCGCTTCCTGGCCCCGCTCGGCCTGGTCGCCGGCTTCGTCGACGCCACCGGCGGCGGCGGCTGGGGCCCGGTCGGCACCCCGGCCATCCTGGCCAGCGGCCGCATCCCCCCGCGCAAGGTGATCGGCTCCATCGACGCCAGCGAGTTCCTCGTCGCCATCGCCGCCAGCCTCGGCTTCCTGGTCGGCATCGGCTCCGAGAACATCAACTTCGGCTGGGTGGGCGTGCTGCTGCTCGGCGGCGTGATCGCCGCCCCGATTGCCGCCTGGCTGGTACGCCACATCCCGCCGCGCATCCTCGGCTCGGCGGTGGGCGGCGTCATCATCCTTACCAACGTCCGCACATTGCTGCGCAGCGACTGGATCGACGCCTCCGGCGGCGTGCAAACCATCGCCTACATCGCCATCGCCGTCATCTGGGCCGCCGCGATCGCCTACTCGGTGCGCGAGTACCGCCGCGACAAGGCCAACGAGTCGGTCGAGGCGATCGAGGCCGAACTGCGGCGCCGCGCGGCCGATGAGGAGACTGCCCCGGCTTGA
- a CDS encoding TSUP family transporter, with the protein MGEVTLAVIAGFVVALLGTAVGVSGAVFLLPVELSVLGVSGPAVSATNLLFNVISTPAALRRLRIKAEPSSPRSGTDHAGMVAAVCVPAAVLGAYARVSVLADPGRFRLLLVAVLLPLGVNLLMRSVRGTRKTWRQAREPMGEGRVRLLAGLAFLTGCIGGVLGIGGGSLLAPALVGLACWPVRRTAPLALTATLSTSVTGLVAYTLLDFADIGVAPAAPFWDIGLALGLGGLGGASAASALQHRLLQHRLGERLLTALLGAIATTTAISYLLRA; encoded by the coding sequence ATGGGTGAGGTGACGCTGGCCGTCATCGCGGGATTCGTGGTGGCGCTGCTGGGCACCGCGGTCGGCGTGTCGGGCGCGGTGTTCCTGCTGCCGGTGGAACTGAGCGTGCTCGGTGTGTCCGGACCGGCGGTCAGCGCCACCAATCTGCTGTTCAACGTCATCTCCACCCCTGCCGCCCTGCGGCGTTTGCGGATCAAGGCAGAGCCCTCATCACCACGATCGGGCACCGACCACGCTGGGATGGTCGCGGCCGTGTGTGTACCCGCGGCCGTGCTCGGCGCCTATGCCAGGGTCAGTGTTCTGGCCGATCCCGGTCGATTTCGCCTGCTACTGGTCGCCGTCCTGCTCCCATTGGGAGTGAATCTGTTGATGCGCAGCGTGCGCGGCACCAGGAAGACCTGGAGGCAGGCCCGCGAGCCGATGGGGGAGGGGCGTGTGAGGCTGTTGGCGGGGCTGGCTTTCCTCACCGGGTGCATCGGCGGCGTGCTGGGGATCGGCGGTGGTTCGCTGCTGGCACCCGCCCTGGTCGGCCTGGCCTGCTGGCCGGTGCGCCGTACGGCCCCTTTGGCCTTGACGGCCACGCTGTCGACCTCGGTGACCGGGCTGGTCGCCTACACCCTGCTGGATTTCGCCGATATCGGCGTGGCGCCCGCCGCGCCGTTCTGGGACATCGGCCTGGCCCTGGGCCTTGGTGGGCTCGGCGGCGCATCGGCCGCCTCCGCGCTGCAGCACCGCCTGCTCCAGCACCGCCTCGGCGAACGCCTTCTCACCGCCCTGCTGGGCGCCATCGCCACCACGACCGCGATCAGCTACCTCCTCAGAGCCTGA
- a CDS encoding phosphotransferase enzyme family protein: MTDPNRDAGHPDEEPLVGDGVTQGIVRVGNTVRRPVRPFTLTVQAYLAHLRAAGFSAAPVPLGLDDEGREVLSFIPGEVPREPLPSWTAGEEVLIELARLIRRLHDAAQDWVPPADAVWGGLPAAQITTSTPDGRPLLVSHRDYCPGNVVFRGDLPVALIDFDLAKPTTRVDDLANALYWWAPLLHPKDRAPAFVDLDIPHRVAVFADAYGMTATQRHALVPAATRMIGRFHVNMRAAAGADPVFRRLWDGGVKDRLPRAEAWIHDEGPAITARLTVTG; the protein is encoded by the coding sequence ATGACCGATCCGAACCGTGACGCCGGTCATCCCGATGAAGAGCCGCTGGTGGGTGACGGCGTCACACAGGGAATCGTGCGGGTGGGAAACACCGTCCGCCGCCCGGTCCGGCCCTTCACCCTGACGGTTCAGGCCTACCTGGCGCACCTGCGCGCCGCGGGCTTCTCGGCCGCCCCCGTCCCGCTCGGCCTCGATGACGAGGGCCGCGAGGTCCTCTCGTTCATCCCCGGCGAGGTTCCCCGTGAGCCCCTCCCGTCCTGGACCGCGGGCGAAGAGGTCCTGATCGAACTCGCACGGCTCATCCGCCGCCTGCACGACGCCGCCCAGGACTGGGTGCCGCCCGCGGACGCGGTATGGGGAGGACTCCCCGCAGCGCAGATCACGACCTCAACCCCCGATGGCCGGCCCCTGCTGGTCAGTCACCGCGACTACTGCCCCGGCAATGTCGTCTTCCGCGGCGACCTGCCCGTCGCTCTCATCGACTTCGACCTCGCCAAGCCCACCACGAGGGTCGACGATCTCGCCAACGCCCTGTACTGGTGGGCGCCTCTGCTGCATCCGAAGGACAGGGCGCCCGCCTTCGTCGACCTCGACATCCCTCACCGTGTCGCGGTGTTCGCCGACGCCTACGGCATGACCGCGACCCAGCGCCATGCCCTGGTCCCCGCGGCCACTCGCATGATCGGCCGTTTTCACGTCAACATGCGCGCCGCCGCCGGAGCCGATCCCGTGTTCAGGCGTCTGTGGGACGGAGGCGTGAAGGATCGGCTCCCGCGCGCTGAGGCCTGGATCCACGACGAAGGGCCGGCCATCACCGCGCGGCTCACCGTCACCGGCTGA
- a CDS encoding class I SAM-dependent methyltransferase, whose protein sequence is MTVKNGKRWNHNIHYHPRILRAVPDGAQRALDVGCGEGMLARGLRQAVPHVTGIDLDAPSIGQAREHPDDVDYILGDFLTHPFTPASFDVVASVATLHHMDAAAGLARMRELLRPGGVLAVVGLARSTMPNDLPRDLAGVVVGALHRAMKGHWEHPSPTVWPPPVTYPQMRALAAEILPGSRYRRHLLWRYSITWRRPQD, encoded by the coding sequence ATGACGGTGAAGAACGGCAAGCGGTGGAACCACAACATCCATTACCACCCCCGCATCCTGCGCGCGGTCCCCGATGGCGCCCAGCGGGCCCTCGACGTCGGCTGCGGCGAGGGCATGCTCGCCCGCGGACTCCGGCAGGCCGTGCCGCATGTCACCGGCATCGATCTCGACGCGCCCAGCATCGGCCAAGCCCGCGAGCACCCGGACGACGTCGACTACATCCTCGGTGACTTCCTCACCCACCCCTTCACGCCCGCCTCGTTCGACGTCGTCGCGTCGGTGGCCACCCTGCACCACATGGACGCCGCCGCCGGGTTGGCCCGCATGCGCGAGCTGCTGCGCCCCGGCGGCGTCCTGGCCGTCGTCGGCCTGGCCCGTAGCACCATGCCCAACGACCTGCCGCGCGACCTGGCCGGCGTTGTCGTCGGCGCCCTCCATCGCGCCATGAAGGGCCACTGGGAGCATCCGTCCCCCACGGTGTGGCCGCCGCCGGTGACGTACCCGCAGATGCGAGCGTTGGCCGCCGAGATCCTGCCCGGCTCCCGGTATCGCCGTCACCTCCTGTGGCGTTACAGCATCACCTGGCGCAGACCACAGGACTGA